One Streptosporangium sp. NBC_01495 DNA window includes the following coding sequences:
- a CDS encoding nucleotide sugar dehydrogenase encodes MRFLPDLREPKVAIVGFGWVGCCLGVALADRGLYVTGIDSNPGLVAELRAGRCRIAEPGLAEALERLRDSSRLTFDTGYDAIEDADVIVIAVGTPIAPDRSLVTAQLEAVCEALAPRLRRGQLVVLKSTVAPGTTKELVRPLLEAGGLVQGEDFGLVFCPERLSEGNALSELVELPVIVGGCDPDSTQSATAFWKRVLGVPVWEYASPEVAEIIKLADNWWIDHNIAMANDLARLCDAFRVDVLEVISGANSLPKGNSHVNILLPSVGVGGYCLTKDPWMTWSAARGRGVRLDTIETVRAVNDAMPAYTHETISAELTRAGWDPGRAKVAILGAAFKNNTGDLRSTPVKHVVDGLLAAGTTVSIFDPLADPDELRSTMGVEGSATLEEAVDGAHCLAVLAGHEPFQQLDFAALRERVPSPCLVFDGRAYYSRETISELRRLGFGYRGIGR; translated from the coding sequence ATGCGCTTTCTTCCCGACTTGCGTGAGCCGAAGGTGGCGATCGTGGGCTTCGGCTGGGTCGGCTGCTGCCTCGGCGTCGCACTGGCCGACCGAGGCCTGTACGTGACGGGCATCGACAGCAATCCCGGCCTGGTCGCCGAGCTGAGGGCGGGGCGGTGCCGCATCGCCGAACCCGGGCTCGCCGAGGCCCTGGAGAGGCTGCGGGACTCGTCCCGGCTCACGTTCGACACCGGGTACGACGCGATCGAGGACGCCGACGTCATCGTCATCGCGGTCGGCACCCCGATCGCCCCCGACCGCTCGCTCGTCACCGCGCAGCTGGAGGCGGTCTGCGAGGCGCTCGCGCCACGGCTGCGACGCGGGCAGCTGGTGGTGCTGAAGAGCACCGTCGCCCCCGGCACCACCAAGGAACTCGTCCGGCCGCTGCTCGAGGCGGGCGGGCTGGTCCAGGGGGAGGACTTCGGACTCGTCTTCTGCCCGGAACGGCTGTCGGAGGGCAACGCCCTCTCCGAACTGGTCGAGCTCCCCGTCATCGTGGGGGGCTGCGACCCCGACAGCACGCAGTCGGCGACGGCGTTCTGGAAGCGGGTGCTCGGCGTACCCGTCTGGGAGTACGCCTCACCCGAGGTGGCCGAGATCATCAAGCTGGCCGACAACTGGTGGATCGACCACAACATCGCCATGGCCAACGACCTGGCCCGGTTGTGCGACGCCTTCCGGGTCGACGTCCTGGAGGTCATCTCCGGGGCGAACTCACTTCCCAAGGGCAACAGCCACGTCAACATCCTGCTGCCCAGCGTGGGCGTGGGCGGCTACTGCCTGACCAAGGATCCGTGGATGACCTGGAGCGCCGCCCGCGGGCGCGGCGTGCGCCTCGACACCATCGAGACGGTGCGGGCGGTCAACGACGCGATGCCCGCCTACACCCACGAGACGATCTCGGCCGAGCTCACCCGGGCCGGCTGGGACCCCGGCCGCGCCAAGGTCGCGATACTCGGCGCGGCCTTCAAGAACAACACCGGGGACCTGCGGAGCACACCGGTCAAGCACGTCGTGGACGGTCTGCTCGCCGCCGGCACCACGGTGTCGATCTTCGACCCGCTCGCGGATCCGGATGAGCTCCGTTCCACCATGGGCGTCGAGGGGTCCGCCACCCTGGAGGAGGCGGTGGACGGTGCCCACTGTCTCGCCGTGCTCGCGGGCCACGAACCGTTCCAGCAGCTGGACTTCGCCGCGCTGCGCGAGCGCGTCCCATCGCCCTGCCTGGTCTTCGACGGGCGGGCCTACTACTCACGGGAGACCATCTCCGAGCTGCGACGGCTCGGCTTCGGCTACCGCGGAATCGGACGGTGA
- a CDS encoding amidohydrolase family protein — protein sequence MTDKHGTDGTGGWRIDTHNHAVPPKMQEWAVRAGILPPNQSRWPTWARWSLAATEEVMAENEIAAVVTSSPAPFEVFKDATQVKEGARVINESLADLVREQPARFGFFAFLPLTDVDDALAETAYALDTLGADGVLLLTHVDGTYIGDKSFEPLFAELDRRHAVALVHPQFLPGGTPPGIPDFMGDFLLDTTRAALSLMIGGTLERHENLSIILSHGGGFLPYMAARIDSRSHDEEGIEPGILRSYVRRFYYDTAMPTSPYATPSLLGAADHSRILYGTDYSMRTAEATRYVTQELTRDPLIGPALHRRIERDNALRLLPSLARRMGATV from the coding sequence GTGACCGACAAGCACGGCACCGACGGCACCGGCGGGTGGCGCATCGACACCCACAACCACGCCGTTCCGCCGAAGATGCAGGAATGGGCCGTGCGGGCCGGCATCCTGCCGCCGAACCAGTCGAGGTGGCCGACCTGGGCGCGCTGGAGCCTCGCCGCGACCGAGGAGGTCATGGCGGAGAACGAGATCGCGGCCGTGGTGACCTCCTCGCCCGCGCCGTTCGAGGTGTTCAAGGACGCCACGCAGGTCAAGGAGGGCGCCCGGGTCATCAACGAGTCGCTGGCCGACCTGGTCAGGGAGCAGCCGGCCCGGTTCGGCTTCTTCGCCTTCCTGCCGCTGACCGATGTCGACGACGCCCTGGCGGAGACCGCCTACGCCCTCGACACGCTCGGCGCGGACGGCGTGCTCCTGCTGACGCACGTGGACGGCACGTACATCGGCGACAAGTCGTTCGAACCGCTCTTCGCCGAGCTCGACCGGCGGCACGCGGTGGCCCTGGTCCATCCGCAGTTCCTGCCCGGCGGCACACCGCCGGGAATCCCCGACTTCATGGGCGACTTCCTCCTGGACACGACCAGGGCGGCGCTGAGCCTGATGATCGGGGGAACCCTGGAGCGTCACGAGAACCTGTCGATCATCCTCTCCCACGGCGGCGGTTTCCTGCCCTACATGGCGGCCAGGATCGACTCCCGCTCGCACGACGAGGAGGGCATCGAACCGGGAATCCTCCGCTCCTACGTGCGGCGCTTCTACTACGACACCGCCATGCCCACCTCCCCCTACGCGACGCCGTCGCTCCTGGGTGCCGCGGACCACTCGCGCATCCTCTACGGGACCGACTACAGCATGCGGACGGCCGAGGCGACCCGCTACGTGACACAGGAGTTGACCCGCGACCCGCTGATCGGGCCCGCGTTGCACCGGCGGATCGAACGCGACAACGCGCTGCGCCTGCTTCCCTCCCTGGCGAGGCGCATGGGCGCCACCGTCTGA
- a CDS encoding PPOX class F420-dependent oxidoreductase codes for MSAFTDDEIAYLTGQPLGRLATVGRDGRPTVRPVGVIYDPEAGAIVIGGVAGSDMAGSKKYRDARHHPHVSFVIDDLAAVDPWTPRGIEIRGYAETYTEGGEQVGERLDAPFPFDPAWILIRPRRILTWGIGNGSFEMSAREVAPGGAARSGTA; via the coding sequence ATGAGCGCATTCACCGACGACGAGATCGCGTACCTGACCGGCCAGCCACTGGGGCGCCTCGCCACCGTCGGCCGCGACGGCAGGCCGACGGTCAGGCCGGTGGGGGTCATCTACGATCCCGAGGCCGGGGCGATCGTGATCGGCGGGGTCGCCGGTTCCGACATGGCGGGGAGCAAGAAGTACCGCGACGCGCGGCACCACCCGCACGTGTCGTTCGTCATCGACGACCTCGCGGCCGTGGACCCGTGGACACCGCGCGGGATCGAGATCCGGGGGTACGCGGAGACGTACACCGAGGGCGGGGAGCAGGTGGGCGAGCGCCTCGACGCGCCGTTCCCGTTCGACCCCGCGTGGATCCTGATCCGCCCGCGACGCATCCTGACGTGGGGCATCGGCAACGGCTCCTTCGAGATGTCGGCGCGCGAGGTGGCGCCCGGCGGCGCGGCTCGAAGCGGCACGGCCTGA
- a CDS encoding response regulator transcription factor translates to MRVLVAEDERDLADLVAMGLRRHAMAVDVVYDGAAAAERLALHDYDVLVLDRDLPEMHGDLVCHELVARGSRTRILMMTAATSVPERVAGLGMGADDYLTKPFDYAELVARVKALGRRSQSRVPPVLTRHGIVVDTHRLQASRDGRHLHLSLKEFAVLEVLMRADGAVVSSERLLEEAWDENADPFTTVVRVVVSRLRAKLGDPPCIQTIPGAGYLL, encoded by the coding sequence ATGCGGGTTCTGGTAGCCGAAGACGAACGTGACCTGGCCGATCTCGTGGCGATGGGGTTGCGCCGCCACGCCATGGCCGTCGACGTGGTGTACGACGGGGCCGCCGCGGCGGAACGGCTGGCGCTGCACGACTACGACGTTCTCGTGCTGGATCGGGACCTGCCCGAGATGCACGGCGACCTCGTGTGCCACGAGCTGGTGGCGCGCGGGAGCCGTACGCGAATCCTGATGATGACGGCGGCGACGTCGGTGCCGGAGCGGGTCGCGGGTCTCGGGATGGGCGCCGACGACTACCTGACCAAACCGTTCGACTACGCCGAGCTGGTCGCACGGGTGAAGGCGCTGGGGCGGCGCAGCCAATCGCGGGTGCCGCCGGTGCTGACGCGGCACGGGATCGTGGTCGACACGCACCGGCTCCAGGCGTCGCGGGACGGGCGGCATCTGCACCTGTCGCTCAAGGAGTTCGCCGTCCTCGAGGTGCTGATGAGGGCGGACGGCGCGGTCGTGAGCTCCGAACGGCTGCTCGAGGAGGCGTGGGACGAGAACGCCGACCCGTTCACGACGGTGGTGCGGGTCGTGGTCAGCCGCCTGCGGGCGAAACTGGGCGACCCGCCGTGCATCCAGACGATCCCCGGCGCGGGATACCTGCTGTGA
- a CDS encoding DegT/DnrJ/EryC1/StrS family aminotransferase — protein MIPLLKVQMSEEAPAAVARVLTSGMIGQGPVVDEFEQALRDRIGNPHVATVNSGTAGLHLALRLATDPAGTGAGEGGGEVLTTPLTMVATNWTILANGLRPRWVDVDPATLNVDLDDLARKITPATRAIMVVHFAGYPVDLARLSGILDEAEALYGFRPLVIEDCAHAWGSTYRGAPLGNHGNIAVFSFQAVKHFTTGDGGLMVLPTPELNERARRLRWFGIDRDSPGRGLTRDDIPEWGYKFHMNDINASIGLANLAKTDEVVRRYRENAAFFDRELASADGVRLTERAPDRQSSFWAYPLLVSDKDAFVKHMTQAGITVSQVHERNDHHGALRPYMSLLPGLEEVVERMVCVPVGWWLSDEERLHIVDTIKAGW, from the coding sequence GTGATCCCACTGTTGAAGGTGCAGATGTCCGAGGAGGCCCCCGCCGCCGTGGCCAGGGTCCTCACCAGCGGAATGATCGGCCAGGGGCCGGTGGTCGACGAGTTCGAGCAGGCGCTGCGCGACCGGATCGGCAACCCCCACGTGGCCACGGTCAACAGCGGGACCGCCGGTCTCCACCTCGCCCTGCGCCTGGCGACGGATCCGGCCGGGACCGGGGCGGGCGAGGGCGGGGGAGAGGTGCTCACCACCCCCCTGACGATGGTCGCCACGAACTGGACGATCCTCGCCAACGGGCTGCGGCCGAGGTGGGTCGACGTGGATCCCGCGACGTTGAACGTGGACCTCGACGACCTGGCCCGGAAGATCACTCCGGCCACCCGCGCGATCATGGTGGTGCACTTCGCCGGCTATCCGGTCGACCTCGCCCGGCTGAGCGGCATCCTGGACGAGGCGGAGGCCCTCTACGGGTTCCGGCCCCTCGTGATCGAGGACTGCGCGCACGCCTGGGGCTCCACCTACCGGGGGGCGCCGCTGGGCAACCACGGCAACATCGCGGTGTTCAGCTTCCAGGCGGTCAAGCACTTCACCACGGGCGACGGGGGGCTCATGGTGCTGCCCACCCCGGAGCTGAACGAGCGGGCCAGGCGGCTGCGGTGGTTCGGGATCGACCGCGACTCACCGGGGCGCGGCCTCACCCGGGACGACATCCCCGAGTGGGGCTACAAGTTCCACATGAACGACATCAACGCCTCGATCGGCCTGGCCAACCTGGCGAAGACCGACGAGGTGGTCCGCCGCTACCGGGAGAACGCCGCCTTCTTCGACCGCGAGCTGGCCTCCGCCGACGGCGTGCGGCTGACCGAACGCGCCCCCGACCGGCAGTCCTCGTTCTGGGCCTACCCGCTGCTGGTCTCGGACAAGGACGCGTTCGTCAAGCACATGACCCAGGCCGGGATCACGGTGAGCCAGGTGCACGAGCGCAACGACCACCACGGGGCGCTGCGCCCGTACATGTCCCTGCTTCCCGGCCTTGAGGAGGTCGTCGAGCGCATGGTCTGCGTCCCGGTCGGCTGGTGGCTGTCCGACGAGGAGCGCCTGCACATCGTGGACACGATCAAGGCCGGATGGTGA
- a CDS encoding NAD-dependent epimerase/dehydratase family protein, protein MSKIVVTGGCGFIGGHLVERLAGSGHEVVVYDTSPPPPDMPPDGMDGVRYVKGDITAESSLAAVITPDVDLVYHLSAMVGVDRYLRQPLDVIDVNVLGTRNVLRLALAADAKVVVASTSEVYGKNPEVPWSEDSDRVLGGTSTDRWTYSSSKALAEHMTFALVREHGLRATVVRYFNVYGPRQRPAYVVSRSVHRVLNGHPPEMYDSGTQTRCFTFIDDAIEGTVRAASSPAGQGECFNIGSHQETTVGEAIRLIGRVAGFAGENDALDTGVAFGTAYQDIERRIPDTAKARTVLGWQCAVPLEEGITRTVEWARRNPWWLRGPIG, encoded by the coding sequence ATGTCCAAGATCGTTGTCACGGGAGGGTGCGGCTTCATCGGCGGCCACCTCGTCGAGCGCCTGGCCGGGAGCGGGCACGAAGTGGTCGTCTACGACACCTCGCCGCCGCCGCCCGACATGCCGCCCGACGGCATGGACGGCGTCCGCTACGTCAAGGGCGACATCACCGCCGAGTCGTCCCTGGCGGCCGTCATCACCCCCGACGTCGACCTGGTGTACCACCTGTCGGCCATGGTCGGCGTCGACCGCTACCTCCGCCAGCCGCTCGACGTCATCGACGTCAACGTGCTCGGCACCCGCAACGTCCTGCGGCTGGCGCTGGCCGCGGACGCCAAGGTGGTGGTGGCCAGCACCAGCGAGGTCTACGGCAAGAACCCCGAGGTGCCCTGGTCGGAGGACTCCGACCGGGTGCTGGGCGGCACCTCCACCGACCGGTGGACCTACTCCTCCAGCAAGGCCCTCGCCGAGCACATGACGTTCGCCCTGGTGCGCGAGCACGGACTGCGGGCCACGGTGGTGCGCTACTTCAACGTCTACGGCCCCCGCCAGCGGCCGGCGTACGTCGTCAGCCGCAGCGTCCACCGCGTCCTCAACGGGCACCCCCCGGAGATGTACGACAGCGGGACGCAGACGCGGTGCTTCACCTTCATCGACGACGCGATCGAGGGCACCGTCCGCGCCGCGTCGAGCCCGGCGGGGCAGGGCGAGTGCTTCAACATCGGCTCGCACCAGGAGACCACCGTCGGCGAGGCCATCCGGCTGATCGGCCGGGTCGCCGGGTTCGCGGGGGAGAACGACGCGCTGGACACCGGCGTGGCCTTCGGGACGGCCTACCAGGACATCGAGCGGCGCATCCCCGACACGGCGAAGGCCCGCACGGTGCTCGGCTGGCAGTGCGCCGTCCCGCTGGAGGAGGGCATCACCAGGACGGTCGAGTGGGCCCGGCGCAACCCGTGGTGGCTGCGCGGGCCCATCGGCTGA
- a CDS encoding LLM class flavin-dependent oxidoreductase, producing the protein MRLGVNLTYRNAVHVAREAESLGYDLALAPEGYRSDAATVLGTVALRTRTIDLASGVFQIPGRTPAMTALTAATLDTLSGGRFRLGLGISNPDISEGWYGVPFDRPLGRTREYVEIVRRALDREQVTHDGKHFQLPARGCTATPLKLLTEPVRTRVPIYLAAVGPRNLELAGEIADGWLGVFCTPESLALSVRHLRDGRARAGREPDGFEVLPGLPVAVNDDLDAAVDAVRGYAAHFVGMGDHKRNFYYALAGRMGFEREAATIHERYAAGDLRGAQAAVPAGFVDRVSLLGPVERIADRMREYMDNGATTLVVSPFATTGEGQTEILRAVVAARESLS; encoded by the coding sequence ATGAGACTCGGTGTCAACCTCACCTATCGGAACGCCGTGCACGTGGCGCGGGAGGCGGAGAGCCTCGGCTACGACCTCGCGCTGGCGCCCGAGGGATACCGCTCCGACGCCGCCACCGTGCTCGGCACGGTGGCGTTGCGCACCCGGACCATCGATCTGGCGTCCGGGGTGTTCCAGATCCCGGGCCGGACCCCCGCGATGACGGCCCTGACGGCGGCGACGTTGGACACCCTCTCCGGCGGGAGGTTCCGGCTCGGTCTCGGCATATCCAACCCCGACATCTCCGAGGGCTGGTACGGCGTGCCGTTCGACCGGCCGCTGGGACGGACCCGGGAGTACGTCGAGATCGTGCGCCGCGCTCTCGACCGCGAGCAGGTGACCCACGACGGAAAGCACTTCCAGCTACCGGCGCGGGGGTGCACGGCGACGCCCCTCAAACTGCTCACCGAACCCGTCAGGACCCGCGTCCCGATCTACCTGGCCGCGGTCGGCCCGCGGAACCTGGAACTGGCGGGCGAGATCGCCGACGGGTGGCTGGGGGTCTTCTGCACCCCGGAGTCGCTGGCTCTCTCCGTCCGCCATCTGCGGGACGGGCGGGCCCGCGCCGGCAGGGAGCCGGACGGCTTCGAGGTGCTTCCCGGCCTGCCGGTGGCCGTGAACGACGACCTGGACGCGGCCGTGGACGCGGTGCGGGGCTATGCGGCGCACTTCGTCGGCATGGGCGACCACAAGCGGAACTTCTACTACGCGCTGGCCGGGCGGATGGGATTCGAGCGGGAGGCCGCCACGATCCACGAGCGCTACGCCGCGGGCGACCTCCGGGGCGCGCAGGCCGCCGTGCCCGCCGGGTTCGTCGACCGCGTGTCCCTGCTCGGCCCGGTCGAGCGGATCGCCGACCGGATGAGGGAGTACATGGACAACGGGGCGACGACCCTGGTCGTCTCCCCCTTCGCCACCACCGGCGAGGGACAGACCGAGATCCTCCGCGCCGTCGTCGCCGCCCGCGAAAGCCTCTCCTGA
- a CDS encoding SAM-dependent methyltransferase — translation MARWAGRLGLELRGLVQSGRISPETHPRVVDLGCGRGEAAIYLAKHGFQVVGVDFSSVALNEARAAASRAGVADRCRFVKGDLTASRIPGVEGPFDVVTDLGTLDDLKGEDREAMARTIKRLSGPGSLYYLWCVHHDGNLPMNLKGILLRLNPKLVPGEEEALFGDVFKIERLPSPPPSSYFASFLMTHR, via the coding sequence ATGGCCCGTTGGGCAGGCCGCCTGGGACTCGAACTGCGAGGCCTGGTGCAGTCGGGCCGGATATCGCCGGAGACGCATCCCCGGGTCGTCGACCTGGGCTGCGGGCGCGGCGAGGCCGCCATCTATCTCGCCAAGCACGGATTCCAGGTGGTCGGGGTGGACTTCTCCTCGGTCGCGCTGAACGAGGCGCGGGCGGCCGCCAGCCGGGCGGGGGTGGCCGACCGCTGCCGGTTCGTCAAGGGCGACCTGACCGCGTCGCGCATCCCCGGCGTGGAGGGCCCGTTCGACGTGGTCACCGACCTGGGCACGCTCGACGACCTGAAGGGAGAGGACCGGGAGGCGATGGCCAGGACGATCAAGCGGCTGTCCGGGCCCGGGTCCCTGTACTACCTGTGGTGCGTCCACCACGACGGCAACCTCCCGATGAACCTCAAGGGCATCCTGCTCCGCCTCAACCCGAAACTGGTGCCGGGCGAGGAGGAGGCCCTCTTCGGCGATGTCTTCAAGATCGAGCGGCTGCCGTCGCCCCCTCCCTCCTCGTACTTCGCCAGCTTCCTCATGACCCACCGCTGA
- a CDS encoding methyltransferase, translating into MNEPSPMALGTAPFSDDRPDQEQILLMLAGKWISGVIHVVARLGIADLLAGGPRTSDDLAETTGAHAPTLYRFLRASAAVGVFAERPDGRFELTPKAEYLRSDVPGSMRNLAYFYGETTVWNCWGHVMDTVRTGEAVGPKLRGGKTWFQYLEQDAPEFAEVFHASMTALNDARAPRIADSFDFGRFPVVADIGGGQGQMLSAILRRHPSVRGILYDIPTAIKGAGELLEREGVADRVHCEEGSFFERIPGGADAYVLKAIMHDWSDAECEGILRRVRRAIGDRADARLLIIDGVLPELNEWHYSKLMDIAMLVNDKGAERTAADWRRLLEASGFELAAIHPTAPPHGIVEGRPA; encoded by the coding sequence ATGAACGAGCCCTCGCCCATGGCACTCGGCACCGCGCCGTTCAGCGACGACCGGCCCGACCAGGAGCAGATCCTGTTGATGCTGGCGGGCAAGTGGATATCGGGGGTGATCCACGTGGTCGCCCGCCTGGGCATCGCCGACCTGCTCGCCGGCGGGCCACGCACGTCGGACGACCTCGCCGAGACGACCGGCGCGCACGCCCCCACGCTCTACCGCTTCCTGCGCGCGTCGGCCGCCGTGGGCGTCTTCGCCGAGCGGCCCGACGGCCGCTTCGAGCTCACCCCCAAGGCCGAGTACCTGCGCAGCGACGTTCCCGGGAGCATGCGCAACCTCGCCTACTTCTACGGCGAGACGACCGTGTGGAACTGCTGGGGACACGTCATGGACACGGTCCGCACCGGCGAGGCCGTGGGGCCCAAGCTGCGCGGCGGGAAGACCTGGTTCCAGTATCTGGAGCAGGACGCCCCGGAGTTCGCCGAGGTGTTCCACGCGTCCATGACCGCCCTCAACGACGCGCGCGCCCCGCGCATCGCCGACTCGTTCGACTTCGGCCGCTTCCCGGTCGTCGCCGACATCGGCGGCGGGCAGGGCCAGATGCTCTCGGCCATCCTGCGGCGCCACCCGTCGGTGCGCGGGATCCTGTACGACATCCCGACGGCGATCAAGGGTGCCGGCGAGCTCCTCGAGCGCGAGGGCGTGGCCGACCGGGTCCACTGCGAGGAGGGCAGCTTCTTCGAGAGGATCCCCGGCGGCGCCGACGCCTACGTGCTGAAGGCGATCATGCACGACTGGAGCGACGCCGAGTGCGAGGGCATCCTGCGCCGGGTCCGCCGGGCCATCGGCGACAGGGCGGACGCCCGGCTGCTGATCATCGACGGCGTGCTCCCCGAGCTCAACGAATGGCACTACAGCAAGCTCATGGACATCGCGATGCTCGTCAACGACAAGGGCGCCGAGCGCACCGCCGCCGACTGGCGGCGACTGCTGGAGGCGTCCGGATTCGAGCTGGCCGCCATCCACCCGACGGCCCCGCCGCACGGCATCGTGGAGGGCAGGCCCGCCTGA
- a CDS encoding HAMP domain-containing sensor histidine kinase, with translation MTTVRVRLTLIYSGLFLLTSVVLLVTVNLLLSQALHVRIARFPIPMPSPEVSLPGWPPVAPVAPRPKVPADRPPALPRLVDDVVTYQWEVTGLTVGILTLVSVVVGWLVAGRILRPVHRITATARRLSLSNLHERIALTGPKDELKELADTFDAMLDRLERSVEGQRRFIANASHELRTPLAVQRAAIEIGLPEDVGEIRDKLLFHNRRTENLIDALLVLAQAEHGLEGRRPVALDQVVRLVLAEGGSGDVTVTARIEPFVVDGDPILLNRLITNLVDNAVRHNHPGGTVEVTLVHGVLTVRNTGPEVPGERFGDLFEPFRRLHTTRGQGVGLGLSIVASIAKAHGADVRASPNPGGGLELVVVFAGCRDRGIPPTPPGPPPGRTDHTRRT, from the coding sequence GTGACGACGGTCCGGGTACGCCTCACGCTGATCTACTCCGGACTGTTCCTGCTGACCTCGGTGGTGCTGCTCGTCACGGTCAACCTGCTGCTGAGCCAGGCGCTGCACGTGCGGATCGCACGGTTTCCGATTCCGATGCCGTCGCCGGAGGTGTCACTTCCGGGGTGGCCTCCGGTGGCGCCGGTGGCACCGAGGCCGAAAGTGCCGGCGGATCGGCCGCCGGCACTTCCCAGGCTGGTGGACGACGTGGTCACCTACCAGTGGGAGGTGACCGGACTGACGGTCGGGATCCTGACGCTGGTGTCGGTGGTCGTCGGCTGGCTGGTCGCCGGGCGGATCCTGCGGCCCGTCCACCGGATCACCGCCACCGCGCGGCGGCTGTCCCTGTCCAACCTGCACGAACGGATCGCGCTCACCGGGCCGAAGGACGAGTTGAAGGAACTGGCCGACACCTTCGACGCGATGCTCGACCGGCTGGAGCGCTCGGTCGAGGGGCAGCGGCGGTTCATCGCGAACGCGTCCCACGAGCTGCGCACCCCGCTGGCCGTCCAGCGGGCGGCGATCGAGATCGGTCTCCCCGAGGACGTCGGTGAGATCCGCGACAAGCTCCTGTTCCACAACCGCCGCACCGAGAACCTCATCGACGCCCTGCTGGTCCTGGCACAGGCGGAACACGGCCTGGAGGGGAGGAGGCCGGTGGCCCTGGACCAGGTGGTACGGCTCGTCCTGGCCGAAGGAGGCTCGGGCGACGTCACCGTGACGGCACGGATCGAACCGTTCGTCGTCGACGGGGACCCGATTCTGCTGAACCGGCTCATCACCAACCTCGTCGACAACGCGGTCCGCCACAACCATCCCGGCGGAACCGTCGAGGTGACGCTCGTCCACGGGGTCCTGACCGTCCGGAACACCGGCCCGGAGGTGCCGGGGGAACGTTTCGGCGATCTCTTCGAGCCCTTCCGGCGGTTGCACACGACCCGGGGGCAGGGGGTCGGGCTCGGCCTGTCGATCGTCGCGTCGATCGCGAAGGCGCACGGGGCCGACGTACGGGCGAGCCCCAACCCGGGCGGCGGGCTGGAGCTCGTCGTGGTCTTCGCCGGGTGCCGGGACCGGGGGATCCCGCCGACGCCACCCGGCCCCCCGCCGGGCCGGACCGATCACACCCGCCGTACGTGA
- a CDS encoding aldo/keto reductase → MRYRPLGRTGLRVSELFFGAMTFYQRDGSGTPQEHRAMLDTYADAGGNVIDTASAYGESEDVLGELLTGRRDRFVVATKYTLSRDHDDPNAAGNHRKNLTLSLERSLRRLRTDYVDLYWVHLWDRHTPVEETMRALDDAVRAGKILYVGISNAPAWLVSRANTLAEWRDWTPFAGLQVPYNLLRRDVERELLPMAEAFGMSVAAWGPLAGGVLSGKFSDQGGAEAATRVDPGSLTARDHAVARAVLEVADELGVTAAQVAIAWIRARSPAVHPIVGARDVKQLTENLGAIDVVLPEEVVRRLEAATEFEVGYPGDFIAECEADPWVFGEAPTEPRARS, encoded by the coding sequence ATGCGTTACCGACCGCTGGGCCGGACCGGGCTGCGGGTGTCCGAGCTGTTCTTCGGCGCGATGACCTTCTACCAGCGCGACGGCTCCGGCACGCCGCAGGAGCACCGGGCCATGCTCGACACCTACGCCGACGCCGGAGGCAACGTCATCGACACGGCCTCGGCGTACGGCGAGAGCGAGGACGTCCTCGGCGAGCTCCTCACCGGCCGCCGCGACCGCTTCGTCGTCGCCACCAAGTACACGCTCTCCCGCGACCACGACGACCCGAACGCCGCCGGCAACCACCGCAAGAACCTCACCCTGTCCCTGGAACGCAGCCTGCGGCGGCTGCGGACCGACTACGTCGACCTGTACTGGGTGCACCTCTGGGACCGCCACACCCCGGTGGAGGAGACGATGCGGGCGCTGGACGACGCCGTGCGCGCCGGGAAGATCCTCTACGTGGGCATCTCCAACGCCCCGGCATGGCTGGTCAGCCGCGCCAACACCCTGGCGGAGTGGCGGGACTGGACGCCGTTCGCGGGCCTGCAGGTGCCGTACAACCTGCTCAGGCGCGACGTCGAGCGCGAGCTGCTGCCGATGGCCGAGGCGTTCGGGATGAGCGTGGCCGCGTGGGGGCCGCTCGCCGGCGGCGTGCTGTCCGGGAAGTTCAGCGACCAGGGAGGCGCGGAGGCGGCCACCCGGGTCGATCCCGGCTCCCTCACCGCCCGGGACCACGCGGTCGCGCGCGCCGTGCTGGAGGTCGCGGACGAGCTGGGCGTCACGGCGGCCCAGGTGGCGATCGCCTGGATCCGCGCCCGCTCCCCCGCCGTCCACCCGATCGTCGGCGCGAGGGACGTCAAGCAGCTCACCGAGAACCTGGGCGCGATCGACGTCGTCCTTCCCGAGGAGGTGGTCCGGCGCCTGGAGGCGGCGACGGAGTTCGAGGTGGGATACCCCGGTGACTTCATCGCCGAATGCGAGGCCGACCCATGGGTGTTCGGCGAGGCGCCCACGGAGCCCCGCGCCCGGTCATAG